Within the Procambarus clarkii isolate CNS0578487 chromosome 28, FALCON_Pclarkii_2.0, whole genome shotgun sequence genome, the region AGACGCTCAGGTAGCCTCGGACGCTGGTTGCCATGGTGACCATAGACGCTCAGCTAGCCACTGGTAATGGAGTAGTGTAGTTGACCACCAGATTATGTATGTCAACCAGATATCGTAATATTCCTGCTTAAAGTCAACTGTACTTGTAACTCCAAGAGTGTGAAAGACGCTGATTTATACGAGAGCAGGTTACTAGGGATATTACTTTGATCTGACTAGTGATGTTTTGTTGTGAACCCAGATGCGGGCTTGAAGTTTGTGTGAAGAACCAGGAAGCTGTTGCTTCTTCTAGCTTCACTTGGTGGTTTCAggtaagaaatatatatatatatatatatatatatatatatatatatatatatatatatatatatatatatatatatatatatatatatatatataatatatatatatattataggtgtATGAGTgcgtttatatatttttaaaacaaaagtatgtatatatatacacacacacattacaaaatGATTTTGATACATTAACAAAGTGGCCTCCTCAGAATGAACCCTTGGGCTCCCCTCACCACCCAGGACCTAACTCTCCAACCATCTCACGTCACCGCCTACCTCTCCAGGGAGCTCCTCAGGAAGGCAGAAGAAACAAAGAAAGCGTCTGAGAGAAAAAGGAAGACGGTACATGTTGTGAAGGAGAGGAACTATGTGACGTATAACTACGTAGTGCCCGAGGCAGCGGAAGATGGCGACGATGACAACACTCTCTCCAGCATCCTGGTGCGAGCAATGCACCGCAAGACAAAGAGGAAGGAGATAGATGAAGCCATGAAAATCAGGCGTCTGGAAGACGCCAAAAGGAAGGTGGATGAGGAAAAGAGGCAATGCGTGGAGGCCAGGAGAAGGCAGAGTGACAGACTGAAGGAGATAAGAGAGACTCACAGGTTGCGGGTCATAAAGGAGGAGCAGTGGAGGGCGAAGGAGGCGAAGCAGGCGAGACTCAACAGATTGGCAGATGTCTTCCGCAAGAATCTGCTCCTTCGTCACTACTTCGGTGGCTTCAAAAAACTTGTAGAGATCAGCAACGATAACCGAGCCAGAGCGAGAAGTCATTACCGGCTCAAGATCATGCAAAAGGCTATGTCGAGGCTCGTAATCCACCGAGATAAAGAACAGCAATGGagagaacacctggccaccagctTCCACCGTGTATGTGTTCTCCACAAGTTCTTTACCCAGTGGAAAGAGGCAAGTCTATTTATACTCTGTTATCGTTCATGTGTTGTGCAATCTTGTTCTTACTACTATGATTGTAGAGATTCTGGCCGTTGTTTTAATTTATGATTAGACCTCGGATATCAATTCAGGTGTAAAAAAAACTCGTAATAAAGAATGATTCATAGGTAAATATATAATCAAACACACATATCACACGCATGAATGCTTGCATGTAGACAAACACATTTACAAATGCATAcacacatgtacatatgtgtACATAAATTATATGTTTTGCGTAATAAGAATATGTTGACACTGTAAGcgactgtgtgtgcgtgtgtgtgtgtgtgtgtgtgtgtgtgtgtgtgtgtgtgtgtgtgtgtgtgtgtgtgtgtgtgtgtgtgtgtgtgtgtgtgtctgtgtttaatatttgtatctgcagaatcgaccgattagctcttggaccccgcctttctagccaatttaatttcctctattatgtctacaacATATATTTATcctactcacgcacacacacacacacacatccccaggaagcagcccgtagcagccgtctaactcccaggtacctatttactgttaggtgaacagatgcattatggtgaaagaaactggtcatttatttctgcctctgccgggattGAACCCGAGCCCCTagaactacgaccccagagcgctgtccacttagccgcgagatccccctgtgtgtgtttgtgtgtgtgtacctgggaaGGGGGTAATTGATTGTATGTGTGTGGAAGATTTAATTGACTGTGCGCGTGGGAAAGGGGGTATAATTGAAAGAACATGCTGGCCTTAGCCTTCCCCAGAGCTCTCAGTCTCACCCACCCGCCCTCACACAGCGGACGGCAGCGCGGGCCGAACAAATGGTGAGGGCTGGGGGGCACCACCGTCGGCGTCTTCTGCGCCAGTACCTCTGGCTCTGGCGGTGGGCGGCGCTGGACCAGCTTCTACAGCGGCGAGCCGCTACACAACTGGCAAGGCAGCACTATCACAGGTGAGCCAAGGCTGGGAATAATCTTCAGTTTCTGGGGGCCCAATTCACAGCCAATAAATCGATTGATATGTGATGCTGTTTACCGCACGAGTTTAGCCATGTTTACATCCAACATCCAAGCTCGAGTGAGGCACTTGTTTCCGCCACTTCCTGTCTCGGCgcctcccacacactctcctcgAGCTCAGTATCTTTCTTCTATCTGTCTTCATTTGCAACTTCAGCTATGTATTTTTTCCCTTCGGTCTCCTGATCTTggcccccttatatatatatatatatatatatatatatatatatatatatatatatatatatatatatatatatatatatatatatatatatatatatatatttatttattcatatattcatattGTGGCCTAGTGCTTAAGGTGTGTACTTTGGAGCACatagtgtgcaggttcgaatccatctcatggctcctactgattttctcaataataataataataataataataataataataataataattcggaGTCCAATTAATATATTGCAAGAATCGTCATGGGGAACTCTTTGGCACTGTGTCATGTGGCATTCGTTTCATTGATGCCATCCCTGGCTCACCAAACACTATATTAGGTTAGAATACGCGCGGCTTGGTTATGTTAGCCTAATAAATAATACAAATCGAACTGTATACAGACTCACTTAATAGTGATTCTGTACCATCGACCTCTTTGTTTATATAACAGAGATGCTTATAAGGTCAATCTTGATCCTTATAGGAACAGACCCATCAACCCTGAGACCGCCTAATCCACCTTTCTCATTTCCCTCTTCTGTCATGATcactccaccacctgccttcAAATGACCCTAACAACACTTACCCCCTGCCTTAGGAAGGTCCTTCGCCGGGGAGTGAGGAGTTGGAGGCAGTACCTGGAGGACCGGCGGGCGAGGAGACAACAGGACCTGGTGGCTTCTCGCCTTAGGTTCCTCGTCAAGAACATCATCCCAGATTTCTCTCCAGCATCCtctgacgacgacgacgacggcgGCGGAGGCAGTGCCAGTGAAAGGGACGACAGATGGGAGGATCTGTTGGCAGTGATGACTGTTTGATACATGCCAGGCAACCCATGTTGTCTGTGACAGTCATCACATGTGGTTAGTGTCAGTGTGTAGATGTAGTTAGTGTCATTATATACATGTGGTTAGTGCAAGTAGATATATGCTCCTAGTGCCAGTGGGTTAAGGAGTGCTGTTTCTTAGTGTCCGTTGGTAGATCTAGTTAGTGCCAGTAGATAGCTGTAGTTGGTGCCAGGTGTCTCTtgaatttacctaaatttacctgtGCGACACTaatactctagtggcctcgatgaggtcaGGAAGCCGGTGACTTGTCAAAGGTCCCGCCATTTttggttcttgcgggggttgaggtctggctctttgggcccgcctcccaactgtcaatcaatcaaccgattttattttatttttccctCTTAAAaaagggaagtgtgtgtgtgtgtgtgtgtgtgtgtgtgtgtactcacctatttgtgcttgcgggggttgagctttggctctttggtcccgcctcaccctgtgtgtgtgtgtgtgtgtgtgtgtgtgtgtgtgtgtgtgtgtgtgtgtgtgtgtgtgtatgtgtgtgagtgtgtgtgtgtgtgtgcgcgcgcgcgtaccacatggggttgttgttgttgttgttgtagattcagaTAATCAGAACAGAAAGttccgagtagcacgggctaatgTGAGCCCGTAGCTAGACACATGGGGGAAATGAGGGCTATATGAAGAGGTGAAGGGGATTATAGCGAGTGCTGTTTCCACGCCATCCAGCGACCTTGCCTCTGGCCCGGCCTCCTACAGGTGGGTATcttgccccctccctccctccctccctccccttcacacCCTCTCCCTCTCGGCAGTAACGGGACTCCATCGTGTTGGAAGCGCAGTTGAAGGGTGTTGGAGGAGAATTGTTGGAGATGATACGCTATGCTGGAGAAATGACTGGACGAGCACCTGGTCTTCTCCCAGTTATCCTCTCTCCAGCCAGGAGCAGGTGGTGTTGTCATTACCTATTTACCAGGACCTCACGCCATCTCTAGCGGCCTCGACGCTATGTATACCTCCAGCAATACTAACAtacctccaccactactatcataCCTCCAGTACTACTAACATACCTCCAGCTACATTAACATACCTCCAGCACTACTATCATACCTCCAGCTATACTAACATACCTTCAGCATTACTAACATACCTTCAGCAATACTAACATACCTTCAGCATTGCTAACATACGCCTATCACTACTAATATACCTCCAGCAATACTATGTATTCAGCCATCAATATTAGCATGCTTCCAGCAGCATAAAACACTTTTTCTCCTGTTTTCGTTTTGTTAGGTTTAGTTAAGATAGGTTAAATagggttaggttgagttaggttagatTTGCTTGAAGATTAACGATGACGTAAGAGAGTGTACACTTTTGACAGGTCTTAGACCCTAGTCAATTGACCTTCAGGCACTGTGATCTATCGAGTCTACAACAATCGTTTGGTTTGTATgattattaataattgtgtaactagcttcaaaagattgtcccttgcttagctaaacgaacaatagggttcagttcctgaaccgattatgtgcctctgtaaccctttccaccaccgtccacgggatgagtatggggtgcataataaataaagaaattgaatttatAAGAGGTTAATGGAACCTCCAGATGCATGTATTGTTtactgaggttctcttctttatttCTTCTCCCATATTCATAAACAAATCTTGATaatgttaacctaacctaacatagaaTATAATATTTGTACAGGAACATCTATAGTTTTTTTAGTGAAGGATATGTGTGCGGAAAAAAATACTCAATTTTATTACAGACTACAAAAATCGCTGAGGGTTACTatagatgccgatatttcttGAAACATGGCACTTGGGCGGACCCCCAACTGGCCTATGAAGCATTCCACCAAATGTGTCATGTATGAAAGCTGGGTGAGGTTAGCAAAAAGCATCTGGCCTCAAACGTcgaacaaacaaacatacattcTCTTTTATAGATATAAATTTTTATATGTAAATGTATAAGTATTTTACCTTATTATATATCTATGAAAATATGGCACTTCTTTGGAATTTATCCGTTAATGGAatgcaaaatatattttttatttaactaATGGTTGAATATTTCTCTCCAGAGGATGCAAGAGGTTACTTGCATGAAACCGTctgtaagtaaatatattcgtagTAAGTTGTGCTGATCCACTATTTATGttgggcgggagggagggagggagctatcaggggaaagcaccaagccattgcgactatatagcactgggaagggatcgggataaggatatgggatgagACGAGGGGGGTTGggatgaatggtgcccaaccacttggacggtcggggattgaacgcagacctgcaagaagcgagaccgtcgttctaccgtccagtctaagtggttgggcacgtctGGTAACATCAATAACAGCAGGTAGAGCGTCTGGTAAGATCAATAACAGCAAATGGAGCGTCTGGTAACATCAATAACAGCAGGTAAAACGTCTGGTAAGATCAATAACagcaggtggaagctggagagaCCTATCATTATTTTTCCAGACCTATACACTAACGAGAATCATGAGTTGCGTTAATATTACAGTTTTtgccatatgtatatatatatatatatatacgctctgCGGGTCTCCCAGATGCCCTGCCAAGGCCGGCGGGGGCACGGAATATGCCATGAGGAAAACAGGTTTCACAAGCGGATAAGTGACAAGCCAGCTACCAAATCAAACGGCTAGACATTCAATAAAGCAGGCAAAACACCCAGCCAACCAAGCAGCCAACCACACAGCCATCCAACCAGTTAACCAGCTAAGCAACCAACTCtcgatctaaccaaccaaccatccACCTAGGAGACAGCAACCAACACCCAAATAACCAATCAGCCATACCTCCATCCAACTAAACAGTCAACCAACCATCCACTCAACTAACCAGTCATTCAAGAAGCCGCGGCCAGCTAGTTACACGCCCAGCCAAGCTGCCATCAACCACTTTCACTGGCATCACTGCGCAAGGTTCGCTGGAGTCATGTTTTGCCCACAAAATGGATAGTCTCGACAAGAAAATACGGACATCACCTTACGCAAAATATTTTCACCGGAGCAGCTATAGCTGACCTGAGAGAGGAAGCAAAACAAACTCGTCCGAAACGCTTCATTTATATACAGTGAGAGCCACCAGTCATAACAAACTGTCGCATTTTGACGCATACTATACCTATGGCAAAAAAATAGGCGCACTAAAAAGTGGTATAGCGGCTcgaaaaattgacatactgttctGCTTTCTGTtgcgggtcctctggtaggttgggATAGGGGGGCCCttttaatacgacagtttcttggcGTTGTGAAACCTTATTAGGACGGGCTGGCgagagaggttgttgttgttaaagattcgctacctggaacaaaaaattccaagtagcacgggctatggtgagcccgtaggcgaGAGAGGGCTTGGGAAGACAGGCGGAGTGGTTAGTAGTGTCAATGGCACCTGGGCTGTTGTTTACCTAGCCCAACTGCGCATCTCCAGCAGTCTATGAGGAGTGTGGACCCTTAGCGCCCTGTTGTACATTCTGCGAGTAATTTTACATTTTCtgacgcgtgcgtgcgtgtggggaaggggggaggtgcGCGGAGGCACACGTAATGAATCCACAAGCTAGTTAGTTAAATACGAGTCCACATGCATGTATGCCTATGTATTTGCATGGGTATGAATGTGTGAATTCTTAAGAAATAAGTGTGTATACGTGAATTCATGCATTTATTTATACACATGAATGCATGCTTATCTGATGCTCAAAACCATTCCTTCAATCACACCCAAGAGAATGCACGCACACACTCAAACGCGcgcgctcgcacacacacacacacacacacacacacacacacacacacacacacacacacacacacacacacacacacacacacacacacacacacacacacaaggccaatgGAGCCGCACTGAAGGAAAAAAAAAACTTCCAAACTCAGAAACAAAAAAAACACCTAAGGTGGAATTTACATCTTATCCGTCACATATAAGCAGGATAATATAAACAAGAAATACTTCAGGATATTGTACTCTACATACGTAAGACCGAAATATGCGTATGCAGCGTTAGCATAGAGCCCACACAAGGCCATACATTTAAGTCTTAGCCAATCTCTTTCCATGTAAACTGCAACGCAGCGACTTGTGTAAACCCCCAATGGTTTATTTTGATTAAATTATAGAAGTCATCTTAATTAGGTTTAATCACAAAGtttatttgttaatattttattgtgtAACAACATTTAAACGGCTGCTTCTGAATGATTATACTTACTATGTATCTAAATATTATAAAAGGGAAATGTTGcacacattcatatatatacattcacacatacatatgtatacacacacatacagtatgcGTGCATAAACCtatacactcacacatacacttaAACACACACTAGAGGTAAAAGGCATACAATATTGTGCATCAATATGCGTTATTACGAAGAAAAGAGCCAGTATAGTGTATACTGAGAGAGAGACAACCACAGTGCCTGTATAGTGTATACTGAGAGAGAGACAAGCACAGCGCCTGTATAGTGTATACTGAGAGAGAGACAACCACAGCGCCAGACGCCTCAACATTGTCTGCATGTCTGTCACCGACCTCTCTGGCACGCAGAGTGAATATATAACGAAATGGCAACCTTCGAAGGAACCTGCTGGGAGGGATAGTCTGATatgatgggtgagagagagagagagagagagagagagagagagagagagagagagagagagagagagagagagagagagagagagagagagagagagagagagagagagaaaaaaaaaagaagagaagagaagagaagagaagagaagagaagagaagagaagagaagagaagagaagagaagagaagaatgCAAAACAAGTATCTTGTTAGTCACCGTCGAGTTTTGCTACACCATTTCCGCTATCGTTGAGAGAGTGATTATTGCTCCTACGATATACGACAAGGACGTCATTAAACACATTCTCAATAAACTTTACTTCAAAATAGAACAGGTATGTTAATATATTGGTAATACCATACGGCAGATAACACAGGCGATGATAACATGATAGCATGATATTGCACCTGGGACAGGTGTACAAATGAGCAGTAGAAACCTAGTGTTCAGTGAAGTTGATATCTTGGGAATAAAGTGTCATAAATGACCCTGAAGAGGCACGTGCTGAATGTAGCGAGCAAGACAGCCAAGAATCTTACAGTCCCACTGCGCGTCTCTTACTTTCTTGACAGCAAGGGTTGCAAAACTTtatgtgattgattgattgatgaagactaagccacccaagaggtggcacgggcatgaatagcccgtaagtggtggcccttttgagccattaccagtatcaatagatgatactggagatctgtggaggtgcgactgcaccctgcgtgacgggagatgactCCCTGTCAAGAGTCGTGACCTTAtgtgaagcacaagttcgctTATATATTGAGTATGCTCCGCTCGCCTggattacaggctattcatgcccgtgcaggcgatgagtcacaataacgtggctgaagtatgttgaccagaccacacactagaagttgaagggacgacgacgtttcggtccgtcctgaaccattctcaagtcgatagatacccgtgccaccttttgggtggcttaatcttcgtcaatcaaTCTCTCCTGGACTTCCCGCCCAGCATCATTTATCAGAATACTGGACAAGGTGGAGAGCCGTGTCAGAAGGCACTTCTCGAGTCTCGACCCGTTCTCGTTGGACTGGGCAATACATCAATCTTCAAAACTCTGATGTATTGTCTTcaagttcaggacggaccgaaacgtcgtcgtctcttcaatttctagtgtgtggtttggtcaacattatcTTCAAGACTCTGATCTCAGAGTGTTCAACTCTGGAGATATGTTGGGGGACTTGCTGTTGTGTTCACCCACCCACTTGGACTTCCtgcaggtcagtgttcaatcctcgaccgtccaagtggtcgggCACCATATTTTTCCCAcaattccatcccaaatccttattctcatattcctttcaagtgctatgtagtcgtagtGGCTTCATGGTGTTtctcgtcacgcagggtgcagtcgcacctccacagatctccagtatcagctcttgatactggtaatggcttaaaagggccaccacctacgggctattcatgcccgtgccaccttttgggtggcttaatctttatcaatcaatcatggtGTTTTTGCTAATAATTGTCTTACCATGCTTTACTGTTGTGCTCAAGGTCAATGTTCTCAAGGCTCAATTTCGAGAACAACCGGAAGTTGAAAATCACAGCACGAAGCTCAGTCAGTTAATCAATCAGCTGACTGATTACTCAAGACCATTACTCCCGTACATCCGGTATTGGATGTAACATAGTTACTTCGAATTCAATTGAGTTTATTACTAATTGATACAAATAATACGTTGATCAAATAAGTGAGGAGATGCAGGATAACAGCTTTTAGCTTGCAACTTCATTAGGAGCATCGACGTGTGTCCTAGTAAACCCTTGTCTTAGTTTAAACAGGGGAAAAAGAAGCAATCAAGAAAGTGaaaaaataaactgaaagtcGGAGGTAAACCAGAAACGAAAAGGCGTACTTGAATTCCAAGAGGTAAACTAGAGGCAATATCACTGAAGATATACTTTTTGGCTCATGTTTAGTTCATTATATGTCTTTCCTAAAGTAGAAAATATATGTAGACAAAGATCAAGGCGAGAGTATACGTTGTTTATACATTAATGCTGAGGATAATGATAATGTATAAATACTTAGCTGCATTTATTCAAATTATACAAGTCTTTCATTCTGTATAATGGCATTAGAGGCAGCGTGTGGGATAAGTAATGAGGTCGTAATCAACATATATATGGCAAATAATATCACAAGTGAATTACATACTAAATAATGATGTCATAATTAATGTATATGACAAATAGCGTCATTATTACGTATATACACACATGACAATAATTAACGTACGTGACTAGTTATGAcatcatgagagagagagagagagagagagagagagagagagagagagagagagagagagagagagagagagagagagagagagagagagagagagagagagagagagagagagagactagctCTGACTTGTTTCTCTTCTCCTAGACGCAGAGCTCTGACGGTAACACAAGCCGACAAGAGCACCACTCACTCATCCACATAATTATATCTCACAAATATACGTCGATACGATGTATAATCTGAGGTATGTGTCACACTCAAGGACACTTATAAGGTACATAAATATATATCCTTCTAAGATGCAGGTATAAACGTACAATACCACATTTTTCCTGAGTCAGTCTTTCCAATTAAAGGTCGAGTTGGGCCAGATGTGCTGGAACAAGCGGTTGGGATCGTAACCGAAGAGCACGAAGTCCAGCTTGTACTTCTGGACGATGCGCTGAAACAGTTCGGGACCGACGGCACGGTACTGATTGGTCAGCAGGTCCTGAGTGTTGCCGCGTCCCTTGTTAGTGTTTTGCATCAGCAGGCTGGCGTTCACCTTGGTGTCCAAACCACTTTTCCtgtaggaggaagagagagaggggcacaTCCGGTTAATAGACCATGCAAGAAGGAAGACGACGCTTATCGGCGGCAGGGAGAAAGGGGCACGTCTGATTAACAAGGGAGAGGGGCATGTCTTGTTAACAATGAAAGAAAGGGAGGATAGCTGGTTATAATTAGCAATGTGAGAAAGAGGGGGAAATATGGAAAATGGAAGAAGAAACGTTATGTAAGGTAGGTGTTATGTGGAACCGGGGGAGTCCTAAGAAGAAAGTCGGATAGTTGCTGGGGAGAGAAGGACCGAAAATTAACAGACAGCGTGAATGTTGAAGTAGACAACAGCCTTATGTTTACTTTTTAATCTAACGATTCCAGCCTgggaaaaaaaacacaaaaattacGTCACCAGACATGCCAGCTTCTTTCCATTGCACTTATTTAACCAGAATACCAGGATATAACTGTACTGAAACGTATACCAGGATTAGTCAATAATATTAAGAACTTAACAGCAGCTTCTATAGAAAGCCACACAAGTTATTCAATAAATGTTTAAATGTTGTCAGAATGGATACTCAGTCTGTGGAGTGCCGTACGCTGTTCTCAAAGTAGATCACAAGCTTCGAATCCCAGGAATAACAGGttctcttgaggtgatttcggggctttagtgtccccggggcccggtcctcaaccaggactccacccccaggaagcagcccgtgacagctgactaacacccaggtacctattttactgctaggtaacaggggcatagggtgaaagaaactctgcccattgtttctcgccggcgtccgggatcgaacccgggaccacaggatcacaagtccagtgtgctgtccgctcggccgaccggctcccttaatcgGCGTTCCCCCAGGTACCTGAAGATAACATTACCTTACTATACAGTACCAGAAAAATTCACCATATCTGCACCAGAAAGCTACAGATACCAGACATGAGGCACTAAACCTCAGCGGGTAACAGACCCAAGGTTACCAACCCAATACCAAGGTTACCAGAGCAAGTTATTACATGAATAGTTCATCGTTGCTACAGGAGCACCACTCTCACCTAATTCCTTCGACTTCATATTCATGCAGCAGCAATTACCAGAGCTGAATGTAAACGAAATAATTACTAAAATAAACAGTAATTATACAATTAGAAATAATGGTtatgaaaataataatgcaaGTGCTAATTGACAAACACCCCAACACACGCAACACAAACAACGCCTCAGCACCCCCAACACCAACTACACCCCCAATACgaacaacacccccaacacctctacaccccaATACGAAAAACATCCCTACATAAAAACAACAACACAGAAAACACAAAAAAACACTCAACACAGAAAACACAACTAAAAAGCACTCCCGGTACAAAGAACACTCCGAAAACACAAAACCTAACCATGAAGTaactcccccaaacacacacaccgtcatGCAAAACTACaaacaacaccccccctccccgcgCCCTGCCAACATCTCCATGAGAACAcgcaatatttatattttctattTACACGCAATAAATCTCTATCAGAACCCAACCTCATGATGTACTGAATGTCGTCGAGGAAGGTCTCAGTGTGGACGACATCCGTGTACTTTATGTGGCAGGGAGCGCACGACTGGGAGACCGGCATCCAGTGGGGGTCGAAGTCCTGAGGCTCTTCGTCTACGATGAAATTGAGGAACTCGCTGAAGGAGGGAACCACCTTGACGCTGCCGTCAATGTTGTATAGGTCGCTGTGAGCGTAGCTATTGGGAGGAAGATAacagttattattatatatacatcacATCACTAAAAACTCTTATGAGCTGATCAAGTTTTGAACCTGCATTACCAGGGCTCACCCCACTGGCATACCACTCCGCCAGCTGGTGGAGCTCGGGTAGCACCAAGTCTATAAGTGTGAGAAAGTTTGACAACTTGAAAAGCCAAATGCTGGTGGAGTGGTATCCATACTATGTACGCTAGAAGGGTTAGCCATTGTAACATTGGTGCGAATCCTGGTTGGTTTCCTAAGCATCAGTTATATGAACAATAATGATTCCTCAGAGGTTCGAACCTGTACCGTCAAGGCGTCAACTACAAATCACAAACATATCACAAATTATAAAAGCATTTTAAATATAGATAGCATTAAATCTGttttaatacaaattacaaagccatataacataaatattagtaatgGTTTATACATTTTTGACAAAAATTATTTTTTAGAAACTCCATTGTTTGTATTTCAGAAGATTTGTTGATTTACAGGAAAGAACTTAAGTAATTTCTTGTTTCGTTTTCTATGGTTGGTATACGTTTTCACATTGTTCATCGTGTTGATTTCTTCGTGGTAACTCATCTACAACTATCTTCATCGCCACCTTCGCTACCATTCACCACTTTCCCATAATTACTAAAGAAACTGCTGATGCCATCTATCGGCTGAAAGTTACACTATCAACAGGCCAACAGCAGCCCATAAACCAGCAATAAGACGCATTTCCACGTTTGCATTTCATTCATAGAAAGAGTGTTGATATTCTTTGtcgcagccaatcacaggaaaggATTTGCAAGAACTCGCCTCAGTATTGACGTCATCTAGGGTGCTCAGCACACGAAAAGAATTTTTCGATCacttaatataataattaaatatataagaTCTTTAAGTTAAATAAAAATGGTCAAATTCTGTCACTAGATGGACTACGAATGC harbors:
- the LOC123755185 gene encoding coiled-coil domain-containing protein 191-like, which encodes MNPWAPLTTQDLTLQPSHVTAYLSRELLRKAEETKKASERKRKTVHVVKERNYVTYNYVVPEAAEDGDDDNTLSSILVRAMHRKTKRKEIDEAMKIRRLEDAKRKVDEEKRQCVEARRRQSDRLKEIRETHRLRVIKEEQWRAKEAKQARLNRLADVFRKNLLLRHYFGGFKKLVEISNDNRARARSHYRLKIMQKAMSRLVIHRDKEQQWREHLATSFHRVCVLHKFFTQWKERTAARAEQMVRAGGHHRRRLLRQYLWLWRWAALDQLLQRRAATQLARQHYHRKVLRRGVRSWRQYLEDRRARRQQDLVASRLRFLVKNIIPDFSPASSDDDDDGGGGSASERDDRWEDLLAVMTV